From one Methanobrevibacter sp. genomic stretch:
- a CDS encoding phage terminase large subunit — protein MYDENGNFYLDGKDKAILQKCVYENPYIPFNPFPKQAEMILATEKEVLIGGAAGGSKSTSLLMRALFYVQDDANEYHALILRRTLSDLKRKGALIHKASQWLNRKEIQNNPAIRPKWDGTEHSWTFPNGNSLTFGYLRNINDLDTYQGSEYQFIGIDELTQLERFKYIYMRSRVRKTKNNKLPTQLMCSSNPGKRGNKWVRERFIEKIDEDIQDKSQIRFISSSYIDNIYLDRKDYEEYLMGLDRVTREQLMNGNWYASVKGQLFDESDFHLISNSDFLKIPIIRIIRYWDLAATEVLNDDAIKKSDPDYTAGVLLAKDLNGNIYIRDSYEFQLESRNLINEIINTAVRDKSDVQYIELDGSTGKNFGLLIIDELNRRGFTTGTGNSRENKVDRARRVSADIQQNGIFLVGKDRTGFTKKWAMEFLEKITAYPNEAIHDDCVVAFTGGYEKIANEKQPQRVDVDRWYST, from the coding sequence ATGTATGATGAAAACGGTAACTTCTATCTTGACGGAAAAGATAAAGCTATTCTTCAAAAGTGCGTATATGAAAACCCATATATACCTTTCAATCCTTTTCCAAAACAGGCGGAGATGATACTGGCAACAGAAAAGGAAGTCCTGATTGGAGGTGCGGCAGGAGGAAGCAAATCAACAAGTCTGTTAATGAGAGCTTTATTCTACGTTCAGGATGATGCCAATGAATATCATGCGTTAATCTTACGCCGTACATTATCTGATTTAAAAAGGAAAGGAGCATTGATTCACAAGGCCAGCCAATGGCTTAACAGAAAGGAGATTCAGAATAATCCTGCTATCAGGCCTAAGTGGGATGGTACTGAACATTCATGGACATTTCCAAACGGCAACTCATTAACATTTGGATACTTAAGAAACATCAATGACCTTGATACGTATCAGGGTTCTGAATATCAGTTCATAGGCATTGACGAGCTGACACAGCTTGAAAGATTCAAATATATCTATATGAGGTCAAGAGTAAGGAAAACTAAAAACAATAAATTACCAACACAGCTGATGTGCTCAAGTAATCCTGGTAAAAGAGGAAACAAATGGGTACGTGAAAGATTCATCGAAAAGATAGATGAAGATATACAGGACAAGTCACAGATAAGGTTTATAAGCTCAAGCTATATCGATAATATCTATCTGGACAGAAAGGACTATGAAGAATACCTAATGGGATTGGATAGAGTAACAAGAGAGCAGTTAATGAACGGTAACTGGTATGCTTCAGTTAAAGGACAGCTATTTGATGAGTCAGATTTCCACCTGATTTCTAATAGCGACTTTTTGAAAATTCCCATCATTCGCATCATAAGATACTGGGATCTTGCAGCAACCGAGGTACTAAATGATGATGCAATCAAAAAAAGTGATCCCGACTACACTGCAGGAGTACTCTTAGCTAAAGATTTAAACGGCAATATCTACATTCGGGATTCATATGAGTTTCAATTGGAATCCAGAAATCTAATTAATGAGATTATCAATACTGCGGTACGTGACAAGTCTGATGTACAGTATATCGAACTAGATGGTTCCACAGGAAAGAACTTCGGGCTGTTAATCATTGATGAGTTAAACAGAAGAGGATTCACAACCGGTACGGGAAACTCACGTGAAAACAAAGTCGACAGGGCCAGACGAGTATCGGCAGACATTCAACAGAATGGAATTTTTCTGGTTGGAAAGGATAGAACAGGGTTCACGAAAAAATGGGCTATGGAATTTCTTGAAAAAATTACAGCATATCCAAATGAAGCTATTCATGATGACTGTGTAGTGGCATTCACAGGAGGTTATGAAAAAATAGCTAATGAGAAACAGCCACAAAGGGTGGATGTGGATAGGTGGTATTCGACATGA